The sequence TATGACATTTCCATGATGAATCAACATGATAAAAATTATCTTTCTAACTCTTTGGATGCAATGAGTTTAAATAACTTTCTCAATATGGAAATTCTGTGATTCGAATTgtgtatccaattggtcaaatgagATCACATAATCCCCACAGTGATCACGATGTTGATATCTTTAATCAtcccatgtctcaaaatgaatgttatACTCCTCCTTGGATAAACCCACATTACCCTGCACTTGGACAGTTGGTTGGGATTGATAGAGAGAGATATACTTGGCACATCCAcaattatatggaaaatttctctaatataatGAGTTGGAATGCCTATTTTATACTCGCGAAACATCGatatatgatcatcaatttgaagaaccaaggaattgttttttgtattgataatgtattagagattatatttgagaatttcttgtatctactattatctgttaaattttcaatattttggtgctaattaacattatattttattcacttataaataatttgttatatttatagaatattttattattattgtattctaattattatatttttatattattttactatattaattacttCACAtgtaaaaatttgtattctaaattaaaagttTATAGTTTTCATAACTTTATCGATATTAATGTTTCCACCGATATTTTCGTAAAATTATACCCTCAACATTTCCATTGACATCGATATTTTTTTCACTAATTGTAGCATCTCAATACATATCCCTTTATCCTCTTTATTTTTTCGTCTACTCTTTTaatgtttaatttgattttatctattcaaaaacaaaataataataataataaataaataaaattattaaatttttttaattaatatataggattttagtatatatacctaattggatatatattttattataattgtattctaattattatatttttatattattttactatattaatgaTTTCATAtgcaaaagtttaaattttcaattaaatatttatagtttttataattttattgatatttttatcaacattaatacttttataaatatttttataaaattatatttttaatatttttattaataccaATATTTTCACTATTGTAGAGGTATAGGGgtaacccaaaaacaaaacaagccaaaaaaaaaaaaaaaaaaaaaaaatctccattaCCTGTGCGTGTGCAATGCCAACTTTGGGAAGGTGAAGGTTGCTACTATATAAACACATCGATTCCCGCGCCGACCAACATTTTGACGTGAGAACCCTTGACAACGTCAGGATCATCGTCCTCATTGTCTCCGGTGAGCTGGTTCTTCCCTGCTCATCATCATTTtcaagtttctctctctctccaattGTTTGTCCATTTTCTGAAATTCTCTTAAACTTTAGAAATCTGCTTCTACAGTTTGTTTATGGGTTTTCTCTGATGTATTGATTctttaaaagaagaaagagaaaaattgcAACTTGAATTGTTTTGGTTGTCTGTTCTTACAGTTTATATTTTCTCGTTctggttttttctttgtatattAATGGAAATGAAATTTCTCTCTGCAAAATTGATACTGGAATTggtttcctttattttaaattttgctgGGGTTTTcttacttttgaaattgaaaaataatggaAATGAAATTTCTCTCTGCAAATTGATACTGAAATTGGTTTCCTTGATTTGAAAACTTTGATGGGGTACTCTACTTTTGAAATTCAACCGTCCTATatatgcataatatatatatatatatatatattctttgccAGTCTGGATCTTTATTTGCATTATATAATGTCATTCAAGGGTGTTATTACAATCTTCAACATGTATTGTGGTGCTCTGATTTGTTATTTGTGGtggttttcttttctatattatGTAAAACATCCATACCTAAAGATTATGGTTGCCAAACACTTATTAATTTCATTACCCTTTTTCATTCAACAGAAAAATAATCACTCCATTATCTTTCAATTCATAACAAGCTATGTCTTTTTTTATATGAGTGCAAGGTTTTATATAACAcacattttcaaaaacaaaatgaaggcAAAATTGAAAGAGGCAGCTGAAAGAGGAGATGTCGATATGCTTTGGGACCTAATTAGGGAGGATCCAAATCTGTTAGAGAACTTTAATGGTTTTGTTAACACGCCACTACATGTAGCAGCATCAATGGGAAAGATAGTTTTTGGCTTGGAGGTAATGATGTTGAAGCCATGTTTTTCTGCCAAGCAAAACCCCGATGGTTTTACCCCTATGCATTTGGCCATTAGAAATGGGCATGCTAGGATGGCTGAGCTGATGTTCGATGGTAACGACAATCTCATTCGTATTCCGGGGAGGGGAGGAGTTACTCCTCTACATCATGTTGTTGAAAAAGGAGATATTCACCTCTTGAAGAAATTTTTATCTCCTAATCCTCAATCAATTGAAGATGTGACTGTTGGAGGGGACTCTGTTCTTCATATCGCCTTAAAGAATTCTGAGATTGAAGTTTTCCGTTTCCTTGTTATAAGACTTAAAACAGCCATTCATAAAGATGCTCATATTCAggagaagaaaattttgaactgGAAAGATGGTGAAGGCAACACAGTTCTACACATTGCAGCAGCAAACAATCAACCCAAAGTAATTTTACACTTTTTCACTCTGCCTTCTTTGTTCATAATTTTAATGACTCTTGGCATATATGTACCTGGTACatgaatattttttatgtatGCAATTTCAGGTGGTTGAATTCTTAATCAATTGTGGAGTTGAAGTGAACTGCAAGAACTTTGCTGGTATGACTGCACTTGATATTGTGGAATCTGAGGTCCATGTGGATCACAAAGAAGTCAGTGAAATACTACAAGCTGCATTTTATAGAAGGACAACAACTCCCTTTGTTTTGGCTGTAGGTAGTGTTGTCAAAACCATTTCATATGGTTATGTTGCTCTAACACTTTCTTTGGTTTTACTTATTGTTGCATATTTGACTATTCAGTGGTTTTAGGAAATATATATGATGCAATATGCATTAAATGGATTGGTACTGTTTTATGTAATTTCCCaggtagaaaatatatattagggaCTGCTTTGTTTTGTATCAAATTTGGGCATCACTTTGGGAGTTTCTCTCAAATACTGTTAAATATCAGATTGGttatatcaaattcaaattaatagtTAAGAAACTGCAGACTACACTATTATTGGACATTgctatctttttcttctttgcaGATCAGATAAACCAAACCAAATTGCTTCCTAATGAAAGCACACTTTCTCATATCAAACAAACATGTTGAATTgatgtccatttttttttttttaatgcaataaCAGGAAACAAGAAAGGATTATAAAACTTCAAGTCCATAACAAATAGAAATGAAATATAAACCACagagaaataaaaaaggagaacagaaaCACAATGATATTATAGAAAAATGGACTGAATTATAACCAGTAGCTAATCAGACCAACAAACTAAACCGTTAGAGAAACTGACCACAATGTCACCAAAAGAAATGCAGTtaaagtgtgtatatatatatatatatatataaaccctcTCCATAAGTTCCCTCATTATATCAAaccaatgtgtatatatatatatatatatttatatattaaacccaatatatatatatatatatatattaggttctactttgttttgtgttaagtTAAAAATTGAGAACTTATTCTGGTTTTATATTAAACtccatcttcttttcttttcttttcaattcAATTGAGTGACAGAATATGGACAATAGGAATTTGCTATAGAATTACGAATATATTCCTGTTGAAACAAAACAGATGCTATACAGGGTATGTACACAAGGTTCTACTATGAAGCTAATATGATTGGTTGATACCAAGTTCGATTTGTTAGTTTAATTATCAATGacattttttatgtatatatatatatatatatatgctatattgcaaaaaataaaggTTCATATACATCTGTTTCAATGATATAAAAACATGCCTAATTTCCATTGTTTTTCTCTGTGTCCAAACAGATATATagggatgtaaaatatatatatatatatatatatatatgtctaaaactaggctctaataaaaatattaacttaaTTATATCGTGCAAATGCACATTATACAATATGCCACGGGAGCAAAACTTGTTATGCAACAAGTTGTATGATGTATGTCCgcacaatatttttaaattaacgtCCTTGTTGGAACtgaattatacatacatatatatatatatatatatatatatgtgtgtgtgtgtgtgtgtgtgtacatgtgTCTTTAAGTGAGGGCAAAGGTCTGCAACAAACCACAAAAGTAATAAACAAAGGGCTCCAATTGATTTGTTAGATAGGCATGCCATGCCAACTTCCCAAGTAAAGAAAACCAATAAATCAGTCAAAACAGTTTGAGGGAAGTTGTTGGGAGATTGGAGGTGCTGTTTATCTACGCGTAAGAGTAAATAGGACGGCTGGTCAAATAGAAAGTGTCTTTCTTTTTAGGCTAATTTCTATCAATATTCTCTAAATCAAAATGTAGAGagcaaacaatatatatatatatatatatatatatattaagcctATAGAAAATaagatattgttattttttcattatttttaaaaattttagtgcAACAACATCTATCCCTTCATCTCTTCACTCTCCATCAATATAAAATAGTTCAATTACAATGAATAAGTAGTTCACATGGAATTGGCCAATATGGCATACAAATTGGCTTGTGgtaaattgtttttcttttacattaatttttaaaaaaataataaagtattttACTTCTAGACAACAAATAATAGAAGTATTGAAATAAATggtattattattcatttataaatccgttaaaaacacaaaaaagaaaagtgccACGTGGCAAGCAAAAGCAAGGTGCCACATGGCAAAATCAGAGCCAGAAGAAGAGAAGTTGAGAGTGCATCACGGGAGGTTGAAAAAAATCAAGCAAAGCTGTATGAAAACAACCGTGGAGAGAAAAGTGCTCAAATAATTGTTGATTGTTAGGTCATCAAATAAGctgtaaaattaaataattttagctCTTTTTGGAagcccttattattattattattatcttttttttctttttttgtgatttGATATCTGGGGCAAAATCAAAGCAATGTGAGTTTATATAGCTGCTGCAAAATCCGTGACATTAAAAGTGAAAAAGCTccaactttttatttaattcagAATATGAAGTTTCCCACAAAACCCCAAATTAGGGTTTTGTGGGGAGGTTTGGGGTTATTATTCAGTCAACCGCCGGTGCATAGAGCTGACACAACCACCAAATCTATCTGTCTACATCTATACGGTTCACATCAAATCTTGTATGTATTATGAAATGACCActaaacttgtaaaaatataatttgtagCACATAGGATTATAGGAAGCCTATCTCCAAACTGatattttggaaaaagaaattttcatgAATGTTATTTGAGCCCAGATTTTTGTGTAATTTCAGACTTCTTTTTTCGGGTGTTTTTTTGGGGTGGATTTTATGGagcttttattttgaaattgctaTAAGAGTTTGATTCTATACATCAAGTTTACATTGGTaagtattttgaattttttcttaagaaaaacaattttgaatatattttttcttttacattggAATTGATACAGAAAAACTAATGAATGAAGTGAGATTCGGCGACACTTGATTTTGAGATAGAAAATCTCCTTCCATTCATAAACTGTGATAATCGACTTTTAGTTTGcccttaattaaatttaaattcccaTCTCCGGAAATTAATGTGAaatcatagattttttttttccggtggTTAATATTAATACCtattttaactttaatttttttttttaatgttcatgaaaataattaaattttcaaaaagcaaAATCAAATCAGGACAGTCTTCCAGCTATATAGTGATATAGGCAACTAATTTTCTGTATTGTGTCAATGTACTTAATTTTTACAATGGCTTTCTATAATTCAGATTTGAATCCTCTAGCTTCTTCAAAAAAACTTTTGTTGActtatttgagaaaaaaaaaagtatttatcgAAAATATTCGAGTGGtcttaaaattttttctcttttaatttatttatctatttttactatttattttttattagggatattaaaattttaattcaaattcttGGTTCGAGAAAATAATGGTTTTAGCATTAGAACTCTTACACATGCACATTACCATTTTGATTAAAAGTACATGTTTGTACAGTTAAGATACCATATTTCTTACCGtattacttataaaaaaaaaaaaaaatcaatttaaaattgctTATACAACAAATGAGAAATGCAATATCATGTCTCTATAGTGGTTCTTGGTTCTAGATATAACTCCTCTTATTCTCttcctaataattttttttttttaaattcatatttactATATGAAAAACATAAATCATGTTAAATTTGCCAATAGAAAGTTTACAAATATTGATTTGGACAAAACAATGTCTTTACTATGCCCATGAACAAGgagacccaaaaacaaaaaagaaccaCCTCAtccttttcaatttcatttataGATTTCCAGCAAAGATACTAGAATGGTAGATTATAGAAACCTCTAATCACCCTCAAACatcataaatacatataaatattagttAAACTGGTTTTTGTATTTGGTTTTGACTCCTAGCCCATGTGAAAGCAACCCATATCTAGTATGATTGAGCTACTTTAATACAAATGCATGTGAATGCAGCAAGAGACTCACCTCCCAAACCAATATAAAGTCACAACCTGCCCAATATAGAATTCTGAGGCTGTCACAAACTTCAcagacaaaaccaaaaaaaaaacgaaaagaaaaacaactctCAAAACCAGTCACAAAAGCAAATCATCACCATcataaacatttatttattcatatccTTCCCTATTATGCTTATGCCTCCTGCATGCTActgcttcatgaagtactaatTATCACTATCAAAATTTTCCTGAAAAAACCATCTGGCTTTGTTTCACTTggatttttgctatttttctccacaataattcaaaactAGTTGAGCTTGTTAATTACCTAGCCTTGTTGATTTGTCTAgttctgtgtttttttttttggtatcaaagaaaaatatgtttCGTAAGGTTCATGCTGGCATGGAGATGGAAATGTCTGGAAATGGGGAGTCTGGGAAAGAAATGGTGAATAGTGAAAAGAGTTACATGCAAGTGTTTGTTGAGAAGACTAAAAGATATCCAGGTTTGGTATGGAAGACT comes from Ziziphus jujuba cultivar Dongzao chromosome 6, ASM3175591v1 and encodes:
- the LOC107416291 gene encoding ankyrin repeat-containing protein BDA1 isoform X1 — its product is MKAKLKEAAERGDVDMLWDLIREDPNLLENFNGFVNTPLHVAASMGKIVFGLEVMMLKPCFSAKQNPDGFTPMHLAIRNGHARMAELMFDGNDNLIRIPGRGGVTPLHHVVEKGDIHLLKKFLSPNPQSIEDVTVGGDSVLHIALKNSEIEVFRFLVIRLKTAIHKDAHIQEKKILNWKDGEGNTVLHIAAANNQPKVVEFLINCGVEVNCKNFAGMTALDIVESEVHVDHKEVSEILQAAFYRRTTTPFVLAVGSVVKTISYGYVALTLSLVLLIVAYLTIQWF
- the LOC107416291 gene encoding ankyrin repeat-containing protein BDA1 isoform X2 — protein: MLWDLIREDPNLLENFNGFVNTPLHVAASMGKIVFGLEVMMLKPCFSAKQNPDGFTPMHLAIRNGHARMAELMFDGNDNLIRIPGRGGVTPLHHVVEKGDIHLLKKFLSPNPQSIEDVTVGGDSVLHIALKNSEIEVFRFLVIRLKTAIHKDAHIQEKKILNWKDGEGNTVLHIAAANNQPKVVEFLINCGVEVNCKNFAGMTALDIVESEVHVDHKEVSEILQAAFYRRTTTPFVLAVGSVVKTISYGYVALTLSLVLLIVAYLTIQWF